In one Ornithinimicrobium pratense genomic region, the following are encoded:
- a CDS encoding ATP-dependent DNA ligase yields the protein MDLPVMPPVSPMLAKPATSLPEGWLYDPKWDGFRSIIFRDGDEVELGSRNEKPMTRYFPELVEAARAELPGRCVVDGEIVVADATGERLDFEALGQRIHPADSRVQMLSQATPAAFVAFDLLALGEENLTGMPFRERRARLEQVLPASSAGSIHLSPLTDDPQVALRWFAEFEGAGLDGVIGKDPEATYQPNKRVLTKLKHTRTTDCVVAGYRTHKSSDEAIGSLLLGLYRPDGQLAHVGVSSSFPMARRRALFEELQPWVTDLEGHPWDWARHLEGERTPSRSTGSRWAAGKDLSFTPLRPERVVEVRYDYLEGDRFRHTAQFVRWRPDREPESCTYDQLDLPTDYPLSQVLGAPLTGGGAR from the coding sequence GTGGACCTGCCCGTGATGCCCCCGGTGAGCCCCATGCTGGCCAAACCGGCCACCAGCCTGCCCGAGGGCTGGCTCTACGACCCCAAGTGGGACGGCTTCCGGTCGATCATCTTCCGCGACGGCGACGAGGTCGAGCTGGGCTCGCGCAACGAGAAGCCGATGACGCGCTACTTCCCTGAGCTCGTCGAGGCGGCCCGGGCCGAGCTGCCTGGGCGGTGCGTGGTGGACGGGGAGATCGTCGTCGCGGACGCCACGGGGGAACGGCTGGACTTCGAGGCACTCGGTCAGCGCATCCATCCCGCGGACTCGCGCGTGCAGATGCTGTCCCAGGCCACGCCGGCGGCGTTCGTCGCCTTCGACCTCCTCGCCCTGGGTGAGGAGAACCTGACCGGTATGCCGTTCCGCGAACGGCGCGCCCGGCTCGAGCAGGTGCTGCCCGCGTCGTCGGCCGGGTCCATCCACCTGTCACCGCTGACCGACGACCCGCAGGTCGCGCTGCGGTGGTTCGCCGAGTTCGAGGGGGCGGGGCTGGACGGGGTCATCGGCAAGGATCCTGAGGCGACCTATCAGCCCAACAAGCGGGTGCTGACCAAGCTCAAGCACACCCGTACCACCGACTGCGTGGTCGCCGGCTACCGCACCCACAAGTCCAGCGACGAGGCGATCGGTTCGTTGCTGCTCGGGCTCTACCGGCCCGACGGGCAGCTGGCCCACGTCGGCGTCTCCTCCTCGTTCCCAATGGCCAGGCGCCGGGCGCTGTTCGAGGAGCTGCAACCGTGGGTGACCGACCTGGAGGGCCACCCCTGGGACTGGGCGCGGCACCTGGAGGGGGAGCGGACCCCGAGCAGGAGCACCGGGTCGAGGTGGGCCGCGGGCAAGGACCTGTCGTTCACGCCGCTGCGCCCGGAGCGGGTTGTCGAGGTCCGCTACGACTACCTCGAGGGCGACCGGTTCCGGCACACCGCTCAGTTCGTGCGCTGGCGGCCGGACCGCGAGCCGGAGAGCTGCACCTACGACCAGCTGGACCTACCCACGGACTACCCGCTCAGCCAGGTGCTGGGGGCGCCGCTGACCGGGGGAGGCGCGCGGTGA
- a CDS encoding alpha/beta hydrolase has translation MRKPVRGRQVTQQPSSELGSSLGRAAVAGITAAAGAAVGGAVSMGTATYFAHRIITPEHEKKDDTTILAVDEDAGTVTFRPTPWTTAPGRYGLWLDRGAGHARVGQVLEEDRQVKPPTVTRELLGVDQGEIAPGPARWNKYFFFGTPGSAVGLDYEDVVVTSDIGDLAAWRVPPQEGTDNGDWAILVHGRSAMREETLRAVPVLHRLGYTTLIPMYRNDIGAPASSDGRYSLGMAEWRDVDAALRYALAHGAKRLVLIGWSMGGAIVLQALNRSDVAHRVHRVVLNGPVIDWGNVLAHQADLYFIPRPIDHLARGLLRSRLSRHVLGIAEPVDVAATNWVDRADEVTHRIFIIHSATDETVPYGPSQNLARRRPGLVHTFVWPRARHCQEWNTNPSLWDDLVASFLR, from the coding sequence GTGAGGAAGCCAGTGCGAGGTCGCCAGGTCACCCAGCAGCCCTCGTCCGAGCTCGGGTCCTCCCTGGGTCGGGCCGCGGTGGCCGGGATCACCGCGGCGGCCGGGGCAGCGGTCGGTGGCGCGGTCTCGATGGGGACGGCGACCTACTTCGCGCACCGGATCATCACGCCTGAGCATGAGAAGAAGGACGACACCACCATCCTGGCCGTCGACGAGGACGCCGGCACGGTGACCTTCCGGCCGACCCCGTGGACCACCGCGCCAGGACGTTACGGGCTGTGGCTCGACCGGGGCGCCGGACATGCCCGGGTGGGGCAGGTGCTGGAGGAGGACCGGCAGGTCAAGCCGCCGACGGTGACCCGGGAACTGCTCGGGGTGGACCAAGGGGAGATCGCGCCGGGCCCGGCCCGGTGGAACAAGTACTTCTTCTTCGGCACACCAGGGTCGGCGGTCGGGCTGGACTACGAGGACGTGGTGGTCACCTCCGACATCGGCGACCTGGCAGCGTGGCGCGTCCCCCCGCAGGAGGGGACCGACAACGGCGACTGGGCGATCCTGGTGCACGGCCGCAGCGCCATGCGTGAGGAGACCTTGCGGGCGGTGCCGGTCCTGCACCGGTTGGGCTACACCACCCTGATCCCCATGTACCGCAACGATATCGGCGCCCCGGCCTCCAGCGACGGCCGCTACAGCCTGGGGATGGCCGAGTGGCGGGACGTGGACGCCGCGCTGCGGTACGCCCTGGCGCACGGCGCGAAGCGGCTGGTCCTCATCGGCTGGTCGATGGGCGGCGCCATCGTGCTGCAGGCGCTAAACCGTTCTGACGTGGCGCACCGGGTGCACCGGGTGGTCCTCAACGGCCCGGTGATCGACTGGGGCAATGTGCTGGCTCACCAGGCCGATCTGTATTTCATCCCGCGCCCGATCGACCACCTCGCCCGTGGTCTGCTGCGCAGCAGGCTGTCCCGGCACGTGCTGGGGATCGCGGAGCCGGTCGACGTCGCGGCGACGAACTGGGTGGACCGTGCAGACGAGGTGACCCACCGCATCTTCATCATCCACTCGGCGACCGACGAGACCGTCCCCTACGGGCCGTCCCAGAACCTTGCCCGGCGCCGCCCCGGTCTGGTGCACACCTTCGTCTGGCCCCGGGCGCGGCACTGCCAGGAGTGGAACACCAACCCCTCGCTCTGGGACGACCTGGTCGCCAGCTTCCTGCGCTGA
- a CDS encoding phosphate/phosphite/phosphonate ABC transporter substrate-binding protein yields MPRSTTTGPRHLATVLTTTAISALVLAACGQSAADGESDDTAAAATDGTGGGTITITGVPAEEASALVSKFELLMHVIEEETGHEVEFSHSTDYAAVIEALVAGQADMSIGSPFSYVRAGDQGAEVEALGGRIETEGDEPGYVSYALVPADSDIEGLADVAGRTVCYVDEGSTSGYLYPSAGMLDHDLDPQEDVNAIFTGSHDSAVLAMLDGQCDLAFAYDSMVEVLMPERGELSEDQYKVVWESPLIPASPIYMNTGTLDQETQDVLRRIFHEERLINVDNMVAAGYCEDVESCVLPEDSYEYAPVEDSTYDGIREVCEITQASACTS; encoded by the coding sequence ATGCCCAGGAGCACCACGACCGGTCCTCGCCACCTGGCGACCGTCCTCACCACCACCGCCATCTCCGCGTTGGTGCTAGCAGCCTGCGGGCAGTCCGCTGCCGACGGGGAGTCGGATGACACTGCCGCGGCCGCGACCGACGGCACCGGTGGCGGGACTATCACCATCACCGGAGTCCCGGCCGAGGAAGCCTCGGCCCTGGTGTCGAAGTTCGAGCTGCTGATGCACGTCATCGAGGAGGAGACCGGTCACGAGGTCGAGTTCAGCCACTCCACGGACTATGCCGCGGTGATCGAGGCGCTCGTCGCAGGACAGGCGGACATGTCGATCGGCTCGCCCTTCTCCTACGTGCGCGCCGGGGACCAGGGCGCGGAGGTGGAGGCGCTGGGCGGGCGTATCGAGACCGAAGGGGATGAGCCCGGGTACGTCTCCTACGCCCTCGTGCCCGCCGACTCCGACATCGAAGGTCTGGCGGACGTGGCGGGCCGGACGGTCTGCTACGTCGATGAGGGCTCTACCTCCGGCTACCTCTACCCCTCGGCCGGCATGCTCGACCACGACCTGGATCCCCAGGAGGACGTGAACGCCATCTTTACCGGCTCGCACGACTCAGCCGTCCTGGCCATGCTCGACGGACAGTGCGACCTGGCGTTCGCCTACGACTCGATGGTCGAGGTGCTCATGCCCGAGCGCGGCGAGCTGTCCGAGGACCAGTACAAGGTGGTGTGGGAGTCCCCGTTGATCCCCGCATCCCCGATCTACATGAACACCGGGACCCTGGACCAGGAGACGCAGGACGTCCTGCGCCGGATCTTCCATGAGGAGCGTCTGATCAACGTGGACAACATGGTCGCCGCCGGCTACTGCGAAGACGTCGAGAGCTGTGTGCTGCCGGAGGATTCCTACGAGTACGCCCCGGTGGAGGACTCCACCTACGACGGCATCCGTGAGGTCTGCGAGATCACCCAGGCCTCGGCCTGCACCAGCTGA
- the phnC gene encoding phosphonate ABC transporter ATP-binding protein produces MMSTGAPATSPVPAAEANPAGIPGVGGGGGPGQHLSLRGVTKRFAPATTAVDDVTLEIEPGSFTILLGLSGSGKSTLLRLINGLHTPTSGRVMVLGVDVGSAGRSQLRAVRREVGMVFQQFHLVGSMSTLENVCTGALGSLRGPRAGLFSYPREVRARALEQLERVGLADQRFQRADTLSGGQQQRVAVARALVQRPKMLLADEPVASLDPESSHQIMSLISRIAVEDELTVVCSLHQVDLALRWGHRVLGLRKGSVVLDKPTDRVSADEAMGIYASVAGT; encoded by the coding sequence ATGATGAGCACCGGGGCACCGGCGACTTCCCCCGTCCCTGCAGCCGAGGCTAACCCTGCCGGGATCCCCGGCGTGGGCGGAGGCGGCGGGCCCGGGCAGCACCTGTCCCTGCGTGGCGTGACCAAGAGGTTCGCCCCTGCCACCACCGCGGTGGACGACGTCACCCTCGAGATCGAGCCGGGCAGCTTCACGATCCTGCTCGGGCTCTCCGGCTCCGGCAAGTCCACCCTGCTGCGTCTGATCAACGGCTTGCACACCCCGACCTCCGGACGGGTGATGGTGCTGGGGGTCGACGTGGGCAGTGCCGGCCGGTCCCAGCTGCGTGCGGTGCGTCGTGAGGTCGGGATGGTCTTTCAGCAGTTCCACCTCGTGGGCTCGATGTCGACCCTGGAGAATGTCTGCACTGGGGCCCTGGGCAGCCTCCGGGGCCCCCGGGCGGGACTGTTCTCCTATCCGCGCGAGGTGCGTGCACGGGCTCTGGAGCAGCTGGAGCGGGTCGGCCTGGCCGACCAGCGCTTTCAGCGGGCAGACACTCTCTCCGGAGGGCAGCAGCAGCGGGTCGCAGTGGCCCGGGCCCTGGTGCAACGCCCCAAGATGCTGCTGGCCGACGAACCGGTGGCCTCCTTAGACCCGGAGTCGAGCCACCAGATCATGTCCCTGATCTCCCGGATCGCGGTGGAGGACGAGCTCACCGTGGTCTGTAGCCTGCACCAGGTCGACCTGGCGCTGCGCTGGGGCCACCGGGTGCTGGGACTGCGCAAGGGTTCTGTCGTCCTCGACAAGCCCACCGACCGGGTCAGCGCGGACGAGGCGATGGGGATCTACGCCTCGGTCGCCGGCACCTGA
- the phnE gene encoding phosphonate ABC transporter, permease protein PhnE — MNSTVAPPELRKGDPERSPEQSVPPVEQDRRTIPLPSLRGLLAWAIVLAFVSGGVWSIIDLRINIASLADSWDNAVRFMRRTLPLDFPPWVEVARTTAYTLAIVLLATVLAVVLSTAVALLAARTTCRSPGVRGAARAFIVLMRALPELVLAIIFIRIFGFGAMAGVLALGLHSIGMVGKMYADAIEDQDDGPRRSLESAGATRLQQIFGATIPGVLPAMVATGLHRFDINLRASVILGFVGIGGIGADLSSALSTMNYSRGMALALVVLVLCIATELISGLLRMRLLGRSEPSRFGVLWAIDRARSKARGQDAQQGTIPPWDGARITRLSYLGLSVLAVVASLWYAEIDWQRFLAGFGRIPDVAQRFWPPSTGGHADVLLDALVTTFQIALAATLLGVLVALPVGILAARNVVRNKAVAQTFRTIIVVTRGIPELILAIVLVIISGLGAVAGTLALAIGATGLFSKLVADSIEETDVRVQEAVSTAGASHSQVLVAATLRQAAPSIASHLIYQLDVNFRSATLLGIVGAGGIGFYLLNATRVLQFEVVTFILLLVMAVVLALEGIAVLLRRIVR, encoded by the coding sequence ATGAACAGCACCGTCGCGCCCCCCGAGCTGCGCAAGGGCGACCCGGAGCGGTCGCCGGAGCAGTCCGTCCCGCCGGTCGAGCAGGACAGGCGCACCATTCCGCTGCCCTCGCTAAGAGGACTGCTGGCCTGGGCGATCGTCCTCGCCTTCGTCAGCGGCGGCGTCTGGTCCATCATCGACCTGCGCATCAACATCGCCTCGCTGGCGGACAGTTGGGACAACGCGGTGCGCTTCATGAGGCGCACCCTGCCCCTGGACTTCCCGCCGTGGGTGGAGGTGGCGCGCACGACGGCCTACACCCTGGCCATCGTGCTCCTGGCTACCGTCCTCGCGGTGGTGCTCTCGACCGCAGTCGCCCTGCTCGCGGCCCGGACGACCTGCCGCTCGCCAGGTGTGCGCGGCGCGGCCCGCGCCTTCATCGTGCTCATGCGTGCCCTCCCCGAGCTGGTGCTGGCGATCATCTTCATCCGGATCTTCGGTTTCGGGGCGATGGCAGGTGTGCTGGCGCTGGGGCTGCACTCGATCGGGATGGTCGGCAAGATGTATGCCGACGCGATCGAGGACCAGGACGATGGCCCCCGACGCAGCCTGGAGAGCGCCGGCGCCACCCGGCTGCAGCAGATCTTCGGCGCCACCATCCCCGGTGTGCTGCCAGCGATGGTGGCGACCGGGCTGCACCGCTTCGACATCAACCTGCGGGCCTCGGTGATCCTGGGCTTCGTGGGGATCGGTGGCATCGGTGCTGACCTGTCCAGCGCGCTGTCGACGATGAACTACTCGCGCGGGATGGCGTTGGCACTCGTGGTGCTCGTCCTGTGCATCGCGACGGAGCTGATCTCCGGCCTGCTCCGGATGAGGCTGCTGGGGCGCTCTGAACCCAGCAGGTTCGGTGTGCTCTGGGCCATCGACCGCGCCCGGTCCAAGGCGCGGGGCCAAGACGCCCAGCAGGGGACGATTCCGCCCTGGGACGGCGCCCGGATCACCCGGTTGAGCTACCTGGGCCTCAGCGTGCTCGCGGTCGTTGCATCGCTCTGGTATGCCGAGATCGACTGGCAGCGCTTCCTGGCGGGCTTTGGCCGGATACCGGACGTGGCGCAACGCTTCTGGCCGCCCTCGACGGGCGGTCACGCGGACGTGCTGCTGGACGCCCTGGTGACCACCTTCCAGATTGCGCTCGCGGCGACCCTGCTCGGGGTGCTCGTGGCCCTGCCGGTCGGCATCCTCGCGGCGCGCAACGTCGTACGCAACAAGGCGGTGGCGCAGACCTTCCGCACGATCATTGTGGTCACCCGAGGCATCCCCGAGCTGATCCTGGCGATCGTGCTGGTCATCATCTCCGGCCTGGGCGCCGTCGCGGGCACGCTGGCGCTGGCGATCGGGGCTACGGGTCTGTTCAGCAAACTGGTCGCCGACTCCATCGAGGAGACCGACGTGCGGGTGCAGGAGGCGGTCAGCACCGCTGGGGCAAGCCACTCTCAGGTCTTGGTGGCGGCGACCCTGCGACAGGCAGCGCCGTCGATCGCGAGTCACCTGATCTACCAGCTCGACGTCAACTTCCGATCGGCCACCCTGCTGGGCATTGTCGGGGCCGGCGGGATCGGCTTCTACCTGCTCAATGCCACGCGTGTCCTCCAGTTCGAGGTGGTCACCTTCATCCTGCTCCTAGTGATGGCCGTCGTGCTGGCGTTGGAAGGCATCGCCGTGCTGCTGAGGCGCATCGTGCGTTGA
- a CDS encoding PPK2 family polyphosphate kinase encodes MAKIKRTIETDRPFADALRVREGFVLSDLDPRSTPAFTGKKDDGKAALLEHDDELSGLQEKLYAASVGGNSRRRVLLVVQGMDTSGKGGLMRHVVGLVDPQGVQITAFKKPTEEELSHPFLWRIRKRLPEPGKIGVFDRSHYEDVLVVRVHDLVPPQQWARRYATINDFEQGLVDDETSVVKVMLHISSAEQKDRLGRRLDRPDKHWKFNPGDIDEREHWPAYQEAYQAALDRCNSESAPWFVVPADRKWYARLAVQQLLLEHLRALDLQWPVADFDVQEQKKRLART; translated from the coding sequence ATGGCCAAGATCAAGCGCACCATCGAGACCGACCGACCGTTTGCCGATGCGCTGCGGGTGCGCGAGGGCTTCGTGCTCTCCGACCTCGACCCGCGCAGCACGCCGGCCTTCACGGGCAAGAAGGATGACGGCAAGGCGGCGCTGCTGGAGCACGACGACGAGTTGTCGGGCCTGCAGGAAAAGCTGTATGCCGCCAGCGTGGGCGGCAACTCTCGGCGCCGGGTGCTGCTGGTCGTGCAGGGGATGGACACCTCGGGCAAGGGCGGGCTCATGCGCCACGTCGTCGGCCTGGTCGATCCCCAGGGGGTGCAGATCACAGCCTTCAAGAAGCCGACCGAGGAGGAGCTGAGCCACCCCTTCCTGTGGCGCATCCGCAAACGGCTGCCGGAGCCGGGGAAGATTGGCGTCTTCGACCGCTCCCACTACGAGGACGTGCTGGTGGTGCGGGTGCACGACCTGGTCCCGCCTCAGCAGTGGGCGCGCCGCTACGCCACCATCAACGACTTCGAGCAGGGCTTGGTCGACGACGAGACCAGCGTGGTCAAGGTGATGCTGCACATCTCCTCGGCCGAGCAGAAGGATCGACTTGGGAGGCGGCTGGACCGGCCCGACAAGCACTGGAAGTTCAACCCCGGTGACATCGACGAGCGGGAGCACTGGCCCGCCTACCAGGAGGCATACCAGGCGGCCTTGGACCGGTGCAACAGTGAGTCGGCACCGTGGTTCGTGGTGCCGGCCGACCGCAAGTGGTATGCCCGCCTGGCGGTCCAGCAGCTGCTACTGGAGCACCTGCGGGCCCTCGATCTGCAGTGGCCGGTCGCCGATTTCGACGTGCAGGAGCAGAAGAAGCGGCTGGCGCGGACCTGA
- the glgX gene encoding glycogen debranching protein GlgX translates to MDVWPGSPYPLGATFDGTGTNFAVFSENATAVELCLIDDQGAETRIPLTEVDAYVWHAYLPACQPGQRYGYRVHGAYEPDEGHRFNPHKLLLDPYAKAIEGQIQGHQGLFAYDFGDPTSYNEEDSSPHTMLGVVTNPYFDWGHDRPPNHDYHDSVIYEAHVKGMTMTHPEVPENIRGTYAGMAHPALVQHLVQLGITAVELLPVHQFVNDTHLQDNGLSNYWGYNTIGFLAPHNAYSSSGQRGQQVTEFKSMVKALHDAGIEVILDVVYNHTAEGNHLGPTLSFRGLDNASYYRLVDSDKAHYYDTTGTGNSLLMRHPHVLQLIMDSLRYWVTEMHVDGFRFDLAATLARQFHEVDKLSAFFDIIQQDPVISQVKLIAEPWDLGEGGYQVGNFPPLWTEWNGKYRDTVRDFWRGAPASMGEFASRLTGSSDLYEHSGRRPIASINFVTAHDGFTMRDLVSYNHKHNDANGEGGADGEEHNRSWNCGVEGPTDDPDVLALRERQHRNFLATLMLSQGVPMMAHGDEIARTQRGNNNVYAQDNELAWMDWVLDTDQQQLLDFTADLIALRRDHPVFRRRRFFAGDAGHGGQSDLGDILWFSPDGTLMTEEGWHSHEQAVMVFLNGEAITERDERGEPMTDDHFLLLFNGHHEPVQFTVPDGINAASWQAVVDTSSGDPEDEVLWETGNTYEMRPRAVVVLQGVPAEGLT, encoded by the coding sequence ATGGATGTTTGGCCCGGCTCTCCCTACCCCCTTGGCGCCACCTTTGACGGCACCGGCACGAACTTCGCCGTCTTCTCCGAGAACGCCACCGCCGTCGAACTGTGCCTCATCGACGACCAGGGCGCGGAGACTAGAATCCCGCTGACCGAGGTTGACGCCTACGTCTGGCACGCCTACCTGCCGGCGTGCCAGCCCGGTCAGCGCTACGGCTACCGGGTGCACGGGGCCTACGAGCCGGACGAGGGGCACCGGTTCAATCCCCACAAGCTCCTGCTGGACCCCTACGCCAAGGCCATCGAGGGCCAGATCCAGGGACACCAGGGGCTGTTCGCCTACGACTTCGGCGATCCCACCTCCTACAACGAGGAGGACTCCTCGCCGCACACGATGCTCGGGGTCGTCACCAACCCATATTTCGACTGGGGCCATGACCGGCCGCCGAACCACGACTACCACGACAGCGTCATCTACGAGGCGCACGTCAAGGGTATGACGATGACCCACCCCGAGGTGCCGGAGAACATCCGGGGCACGTATGCCGGGATGGCGCACCCCGCCCTCGTGCAGCACCTCGTCCAGCTCGGCATCACGGCAGTTGAGCTGCTCCCCGTCCACCAGTTCGTCAACGACACCCACCTGCAGGACAACGGGCTGTCGAACTACTGGGGCTACAACACCATCGGCTTCCTGGCCCCCCACAACGCCTACTCATCCTCGGGCCAACGCGGCCAGCAGGTGACCGAGTTCAAGTCGATGGTCAAGGCACTGCACGACGCCGGCATCGAGGTCATCCTCGACGTCGTCTACAACCACACCGCCGAGGGCAACCACCTCGGCCCGACGTTGTCCTTCCGCGGTCTCGACAACGCCAGCTACTACCGCCTGGTCGACTCCGACAAGGCCCACTACTACGACACCACCGGGACCGGCAACAGCTTGCTGATGCGTCACCCGCACGTGCTGCAGCTGATCATGGACAGCCTGCGCTACTGGGTCACCGAGATGCACGTCGATGGCTTCCGCTTCGACCTGGCGGCCACCCTGGCCCGCCAGTTCCACGAGGTCGACAAGCTGTCCGCCTTCTTCGACATCATCCAGCAGGACCCGGTGATCTCCCAGGTCAAGCTCATCGCCGAGCCCTGGGACCTGGGCGAGGGCGGCTACCAGGTCGGCAACTTCCCGCCGCTGTGGACCGAGTGGAACGGCAAGTACCGCGACACCGTCCGCGACTTCTGGCGGGGTGCCCCGGCAAGCATGGGCGAGTTCGCTTCTCGGCTGACCGGCTCCTCAGACCTCTACGAGCACAGCGGGCGCAGGCCCATCGCCTCAATCAACTTCGTCACCGCGCATGACGGCTTCACCATGCGCGACCTGGTCTCCTACAACCACAAGCACAATGACGCCAACGGCGAGGGCGGCGCTGACGGGGAGGAGCACAACCGCTCCTGGAACTGCGGCGTCGAGGGCCCGACGGACGACCCCGACGTGCTGGCCCTGCGCGAGCGCCAGCACCGCAACTTCCTGGCCACGCTGATGCTCAGCCAGGGCGTCCCCATGATGGCCCACGGCGACGAGATCGCCCGCACCCAGCGCGGTAACAACAACGTCTACGCCCAGGACAACGAGCTGGCCTGGATGGACTGGGTGCTCGACACCGACCAGCAGCAGCTGCTCGACTTCACCGCCGACCTCATCGCCCTCCGCCGCGACCACCCGGTCTTCCGCCGGCGGCGGTTCTTCGCCGGCGACGCCGGACACGGCGGCCAGAGCGACCTGGGCGACATCCTCTGGTTCTCTCCCGACGGCACCCTGATGACCGAGGAGGGGTGGCACTCCCACGAGCAGGCAGTGATGGTCTTCCTCAACGGTGAGGCGATCACCGAGCGCGACGAGCGTGGCGAGCCGATGACGGACGACCACTTCCTCCTGCTCTTCAACGGCCACCACGAGCCGGTGCAGTTCACCGTGCCCGACGGGATCAACGCCGCGAGCTGGCAGGCCGTGGTGGACACCAGCAGTGGCGACCCTGAGGACGAGGTGCTGTGGGAGACGGGCAACACCTACGAGATGCGGCCGCGTGCTGTGGTCGTGCTGCAGGGTGTGCCGGCCGAAGGGCTCACCTGA
- a CDS encoding YihY/virulence factor BrkB family protein yields MASGPTKKERLRSLLAPIPGAVPAARLLAETASLAFRYRATGLAAEAAFFLLLSLPPLLLGLVAGAGFASRWLGEETLTQVQEGVEAWSLTFLTPATVDEVIMPTLAQTLTAGRADVLSVSFVVALWSGSRALNTLLEAIAIMYGQGGDRGPVRARVLSLSTYLLAILVMGLTLPLLLIGPGYLRTWLPSQVEPLVGLYWPLVAVVGIISLTGLFHVATPDRSPYFRDLPGALLAVVIWVVGSTLIRVWAEFAVGGVSVFGPLTVPIVLMIYLYFLALAVLIGAALNAAIRRLWPPPEYRGPRARVSAWREERRARGESVEPRDGAHVWTGGEDDGADLGRQDGDPSPP; encoded by the coding sequence GTGGCGAGTGGACCGACGAAGAAAGAGCGTCTGCGGAGCCTCCTCGCGCCGATTCCGGGGGCGGTCCCCGCCGCGCGGCTGCTCGCCGAGACCGCGTCCTTAGCCTTCCGTTACCGGGCCACCGGTCTGGCCGCCGAAGCGGCCTTCTTCCTGCTCCTGTCGCTGCCGCCGCTGCTCCTGGGCCTCGTCGCCGGCGCAGGGTTCGCCTCGCGGTGGCTGGGGGAGGAGACCCTGACGCAGGTGCAGGAGGGGGTGGAGGCCTGGTCACTGACATTCCTCACACCTGCGACGGTCGACGAGGTGATCATGCCGACGCTCGCGCAGACGCTGACCGCCGGGCGGGCCGACGTCCTGTCCGTCAGCTTCGTCGTCGCGCTCTGGTCCGGCTCGCGGGCGTTGAACACCCTCCTGGAGGCCATCGCGATCATGTACGGGCAGGGCGGGGACCGCGGCCCGGTGCGGGCCCGCGTCCTCTCGCTCTCCACATACCTGCTGGCCATCCTGGTGATGGGTCTGACGCTGCCCCTGCTGCTGATCGGGCCGGGATACCTGCGCACGTGGCTGCCGTCGCAGGTCGAGCCGCTGGTGGGGCTCTACTGGCCGCTGGTGGCGGTGGTGGGCATCATCAGCCTCACGGGGTTGTTCCACGTCGCCACGCCGGATCGGTCGCCCTACTTCCGCGACCTGCCCGGGGCCTTGTTGGCGGTGGTGATCTGGGTGGTCGGCTCGACCCTCATCCGGGTCTGGGCCGAGTTCGCGGTCGGCGGTGTCTCGGTCTTCGGCCCGTTGACGGTCCCCATCGTGCTGATGATCTACCTGTACTTCCTCGCCCTGGCCGTCCTCATCGGCGCTGCCCTGAACGCCGCGATCCGCCGCCTGTGGCCGCCGCCTGAGTACCGGGGTCCCAGGGCCCGCGTGAGCGCGTGGCGGGAGGAGCGTCGAGCTCGAGGCGAGTCGGTCGAACCGCGTGACGGAGCCCACGTCTGGACCGGGGGCGAGGACGACGGTGCGGACCTGGGGCGCCAGGACGGTGATCCCAGTCCTCCCTGA
- a CDS encoding M23 family metallopeptidase, giving the protein MVATHDGELDHHSYRGLPSVGYALSQHRRAAHGWTGLAGNYVVVEVRLGAFVALCHLREGSITVAPGQSVAAGEVVGQCGNSGNSTEPHLHVQAIDQIDVTRAKGLPLAFPHGLPRNGRIVEAP; this is encoded by the coding sequence GTGGTGGCCACCCATGACGGAGAACTGGACCATCATTCCTACCGTGGCCTGCCCTCCGTGGGCTACGCACTCAGCCAGCATCGCCGGGCAGCCCACGGTTGGACTGGTTTGGCCGGCAACTATGTGGTGGTCGAGGTGCGACTCGGGGCATTTGTCGCGCTGTGCCACCTACGCGAAGGGAGCATTACGGTCGCGCCGGGCCAAAGTGTCGCTGCTGGCGAGGTCGTCGGCCAGTGCGGAAACTCGGGCAACAGCACAGAACCACACCTGCACGTGCAGGCGATCGACCAAATCGACGTCACTCGTGCCAAGGGGCTGCCCCTTGCCTTCCCTCACGGGCTGCCGCGCAACGGCCGGATCGTCGAAGCGCCCTGA